The sequence below is a genomic window from Apodemus sylvaticus chromosome 6, mApoSyl1.1, whole genome shotgun sequence.
catggacacaggggaaatttcctgaatagaacaccaatagcttatgctctaagctcatgaattgacaatgggacctcataaaattacaaagcttctgtaaggcaaaggacactgtcaataggacaaaatggcaaccaacaaattgggaaaagatctttgccaaccttacatcggacagagggctaatatacaatatatataagaactcaagaagttagatcctagagaaccaaataactctattaaaaatggggtacagagttaaagaatttttacctgaggaatatcgaatggctgagaagcacctaaacaaatgttaaacatccttagtcatcagggaaatgcaaatcaaaacaaccctgagatttcatctcacaccaatcagaatggcaaagattaaaaccTCAAGagtcagcaggtgctggcgaggatatggagaaagaggaacactcctccactgctggtgggattgcaagatggtaaaaccattctggaaatcagtttggcagttcctcagaaaattgggcataatactaccagagaaccctgctataccactcctgggcatatactcagaggattctccagcatgtaataaggacacatgctccactatgttcgtagcagccttatttatttatttatttatttatttatttatttatttatttatttatctgtttatctgtttatctatttatttaggtttcttggatttgtttttttttttttttttttttttttttttttttttttttttttttttttgagacagggcttctctgtatagctctggcttgtcctggaactcactctgtagaccaggctggcctcaaactcagaaatctgcctgcctctgcctcccagagtgctgggattaaaggcatgtgccaccactgcccggctattaatagctagaagctggaaagaacccagatagccctcaacagagaaatggatacagaaaatgtggtacatttacacaatagagtactactcagcttttaaaaacaatgaattaatgaaattcttaggcaaatggatggagctagaaaatatcatcctgagtgaggtaaaccagaggtaaaccaatcacaaaagaacacacatggtatgcactcactgataagtggatattagcccagaagcctggaatacccaagatacaattcacagaccaaatgaagctcaagaagaaggaagaccaacgtgtggctactctggtccttcttagaagggggaacaaaatacccaaagaatgagatacagagacaaagtgtggagcagagactgagggaaagaccatctggagactgccctacctagtgacccatcccatatacagttacaaaacccagacactattgtggattcaacaagtacttgctgacaggaacctgacatggctgtcacctgggaggctctgccagtggatgacatatacagagggggacactctcagccaaccactgaactgagcacagggtccccaatggaggagctagagaaaggacccaaggacctgaaaggtttgcagcaccataggaggaacaacaatttgaaccacccagtactcccagagctcccagggactaaaccatcaactgaagagtacacaaggagggacccatggctccagatgcataggcagcagaggatggccttgttgcacatcaaagagaggagaggcccttggtcctgagaaggctgggtgccccagtgtagggcaatgccaggacagggacgAGGGAGTGCGTGGATtcgtgagcaggggtggggggatgggtttGGGGATTTTCGGGTTGTggtgaggaaccaggaaaggggacaacatttgaaatgtaaaaaaaaaaaaaaaaaaaaaaaaagaaagagaaaaaagaatatatctaataaaaaaaaaaaaaaaaaatcaagacctgACCAGTCCCTCCTCAGCCCATGACCTGCCTCTGTCCTCACCCTCCAGGGTCTGACCTCCAATTGGTTTTAGTAAGAAGATGCTGTTCGGACAGGTAGACGGTAAAAGGGTGGCTTGTCCAGTTGGCTTGGCAAGTGAAGGCGGCAAACGCTCCCCTTCAACTGTCACAGCTCGCGCTGTGCTCGTGGTGGAGGCTTTGGAGGACCCACACACGGCGCGCGCGGTGGTGAATAGGCGTGGCATTTGGCAGTAATTCCGTCAGCGTAGACAGTTTGTGGCTGTGCCATGCGCGCGCCTGTGTCTGGCAGAACCTGTATGAGAAGAAGAGACAATAATCAAGAGCTTTAGCGGGACCTTTGAGTACACATAGGGATAGGGAGGAGCCCGGCGAAAAGCAGTCTGTGGCGCTGAAACGGATTAATAAGGAACTTAGTGATTTGGCCCGTAACCCTCCAGCACAATGTTCTGCAGGTCCAGCTGAGGATGACATGTTTCATTGGCAAGACCCAATTATGGGACCTAATGACAGCCCATATGAAGGTGGTGTATTCTTTTTGACAATTCATTTTCCTATAGACTACCCCTTCAAACCACCTAAGATTGTTGCATTTACAACAAGAATTTATCATCCAAATAATAACAGTAATGGCAGCTTTTGTCTTGACAAAAATTCTGTGATTCTAAGATCACAGTGGTCTCCTGctttaactatttctaaagttcttttattcatttgttcactGCTAGGTGATCCAGACCTAGATGACCCCCTAGTGCCAGAGATTGCACAGATCTGTGAAACAGACAGAAGTACAACAGAGTATCTTGGGGATGAACTCAGAAGTATGCCATGTGATGCTACCTTAAAGTCACAATAACCTACATTATAGCTGGAATACACTTTAAattattgttcatttttttaaattttcttatctGGCTGCTCCCCTATCAGAcctcttttgtttggttgggtttttttttttaaactattttttgttTACCTCCCTCCATTCATTCCCATCCTCATCTGAGAAGACTTAAGTTCTTCCAGCTTTGGACAATAACTTTGTTTAGAGACTGTAAAGCAGTTACAAGAGAACAATTGCCCaagattcagatttttttttaagactggaGCATGTGTATTATGTGGCCAATGTCTTCACTCTAACCTGGTTATGAGACTAAACCAATCCTCCCTGCTCTAACATGCTGAAGAAGCCATCCGAGGGGGAGGAAGACGGATGCTCAGATGTCACATCAAAGGAATCGACTTTATTCCAGCAGCatccattctcatttaaaccttCCACTGTGAGAGATTTGGGTGACATGAGATACTTCATGCTCATAACTGATGTGGCTGGAGAATTGGTATTGAATTATAGCATCAGCAGAAGAGAAAATGTGATGTATTCTATGCCTGCCAATAAAAGAACGACCTGCTCTTGTTCTACAGAGAATGGAAGTTGGAAGTCAAACACCCTTTGTATTCCAAAATAGGGTCTCAAAACATTAAAGCTATTAGTTAATCTATCTTCCAATACTGCTTAATATAGCACTGAATAAATTATGTGAGTTGTCATTGGATGAATGATTAACTAATAGCTCTCCTagtaattgatttatttttcttcaataaagTTGCATAAACCGATGAGTTAGCTGCCTGGATTAATCAGCATGGGAAACAGTCCATTGTAAATGCAAAGCCGTTTTTGTATATACTGTTGGGATTTGCTTCGTTGTTTGATATCAAATGATGATGTAAAGTTCAGTTATAGTGCACAGTCTGTTACCAGCTGACATATTGCTTAACCTGATTATGCAGAATTAATAAGCTATTCAAATAGTGTAGCTTTAATACACTGCACATGATTCTGCCAGCCCTAGCATTCATAAATGGACTCGGGACTCAGCAATTTTGAAATGTGTATATGgaatttaagaaaattattttccatgtgaatTCCCTTCTAACTAAAATTTTCTTCGTCTTGTATACTTTACAGCTGAAAaagatacaatatatatatattaaacttgggagtaatttaaacaaaataaactagTTTGGTGTATAAAAAATACCCGACCAGACAATATATTTCGCATACATAGATGCAGAAATCCCAAACAAAATATCagcaaaatgaatttaaaagcGTAAAAAAGAGTATTGGGACCTACACtataaatgtattatatgtatcCTAGGAATTCATAGTTGATTTATCTTACATTTTCATGTAACTTAGTACACTAAttgaacaaacaagaaaatagcaTATGACCATCTAACTAGAGACAGgaaatatacttaatatttagCACCCAGTATAAagagattaattttaaaaatttaaaacaactaacaccaattcttttttaaaagaattcttttttaaaaaactaataccAATTCTTGCTAAAACTCCCTTGATTtggtaaaacatttgaaaaactacaaaaaaaaaaaaaaaaccctggtgAATTATGGAAACTTTTTCTTGACTTAATAAA
It includes:
- the LOC127686735 gene encoding LOW QUALITY PROTEIN: ubiquitin-conjugating enzyme E2 D3-like (The sequence of the model RefSeq protein was modified relative to this genomic sequence to represent the inferred CDS: inserted 1 base in 1 codon; substituted 1 base at 1 genomic stop codon), with the protein product MFHWQDPIMGPNDSPYEGGVFFLTIHFPIDYPFKPPKIVAFTTRIYHPNNNSNGSFCLDKNSVILRSQWSPALTISKVLLFICSLLGDPDLDDPLVPEIAQICETDXKYNRVSWGXTQKYAM